The Arctopsyche grandis isolate Sample6627 chromosome 7, ASM5162203v2, whole genome shotgun sequence genome includes a window with the following:
- the LOC143914931 gene encoding allatotropins-like, with protein sequence MRLSIHMIVAALSLWLALAAGARSLPRTKQPRATRGFKNTEMMTARGFGKRGLTLHGQEPINGIGMGPTDNFLDMLDTPQDHGFLDQLEDKLPESVPIDWFVDELLNNPELTRTVVRKFMDTNQDGMISPDELLRNMY encoded by the exons ATGAGGCTGTCTATTCATATGATCGTCGCTGCCCTCAGCCTTTGGTTGGCTCTTGCTGCCGGTGCTAGGTCTCTGCCCAGAACCAAGCAACCGAGGGCTACCAGAGGGTTCAAGAACACCGAGATGATGACGGCTCGTGGATTTGGCAAGAGGGGACTAACTCTTCATGGACAAGAACCAATCAATG GCATCGGAATGGGACCCACAGATAACTTTTTGGACATGTTGGACACACCCCAAGATCACGGTTTCCTTGATCAATTGGAAGATAAACTCCCAGAAAG tgTGCCCATCGATTGGTTCGTTGACGAGCTCTTGAACAATCCTGAACTCACCAGGACTGTTGTTCGCAAGTTCATGGACACCAACCAG GATGGCATGATCTCTCCGGACGAACTGCTAAGGAACATGTACTGA
- the LOC143914368 gene encoding uncharacterized protein LOC143914368, protein MKEYGVCVVLIAAFGVILATNLNEEGSFGVRAPNCPIVPPGSDAVTVPNVDDCSTFYICDTNGATLAPCLNGTWFNPTVGVCDWPQNVPEGTCKPPNATLIMDELFEENED, encoded by the exons ATGAaag AATACGGTGTGTGTGTTGTGTTGATTGCCGCTTTTGGAGTGATATTAGCGACTAATCTCAACGAAGAAGGGAGTTTTGGAGTGAGAGCTCCAAACTGCCCAATAGTTCCACCAGGTAGTGATGCAGTTACTGTACCAAATGTTGATGATTGTTCCACCTTCTACATTTGTGATACGAATGGAGCCACTCTAGCTCCGTGCTTGAATGGTACATGGTTCAATCCGACTGTTGGC GTGTGCGACTGGCCACAGAACGTTCCAGAAGGTACCTGCAAACCACCGAACGCTACTTTAATTATGGACGAACTATTCGAAGAAAATGAagattaa